The following proteins are encoded in a genomic region of Oceanisphaera profunda:
- a CDS encoding YbaB/EbfC family nucleoid-associated protein, giving the protein MFGKGGMGNIMKQAQQMQEKMQKLQEELALLEVVGEAGAGLVKVTMAGSHSVRRVEIDESLLQDDKELLEDLMAAAVNDAVRRVEEQNKSRMGEVTGGMQLPPGFKMPF; this is encoded by the coding sequence ATGTTTGGTAAAGGTGGAATGGGCAATATCATGAAGCAGGCTCAGCAGATGCAAGAGAAAATGCAGAAGCTGCAAGAAGAGCTGGCGTTGTTAGAAGTGGTAGGTGAAGCCGGTGCCGGTTTGGTTAAAGTTACCATGGCTGGTAGCCACTCAGTACGTCGCGTTGAAATTGATGAAAGTTTGCTGCAAGACGACAAAGAGCTGTTAGAAGACTTGATGGCTGCGGCCGTTAACGACGCAGTTCGTCGTGTAGAAGAACAAAATAAATCCCGCATGGGTGAAGTTACCGGTGGCATGCAATTACCACCGGGCTTTAAAATGCCGTTCTAA
- a CDS encoding delta-class carbonic anhydrase — protein MKMNRIFLLVTTALLSTHVSAKDVPASINSEVTQQAVADQVLAEQRQQLAKNTDSQGFGPQSPRDIRVTTGENAIAFNAAPPASAMNLCNIHFHKNAEHAGGEFTTYVGNGDGQGYQGGYQYSGQLTAAELAPLEQRVCPSEQSSLAPGDTIEVHYVYSSANITPGPTLGACFNDAIKNPQLRVQAQVYVLVNDAKALDFGELNQHGEKNGLQQALNLPDNTGTAVEYAGSTTGPSFNEAGSPFQVSWSVKPKVAKVNIASVGQWCKSNVFEEDHAHGVRNLVTNPALLSTISQ, from the coding sequence ATGAAAATGAACCGCATTTTTTTACTGGTCACCACAGCGCTATTATCCACCCACGTCAGCGCGAAAGACGTGCCTGCGAGCATTAACAGTGAAGTGACTCAACAGGCAGTGGCGGATCAGGTGCTTGCCGAGCAGCGTCAACAACTGGCGAAAAATACCGACAGTCAGGGTTTTGGTCCACAATCGCCACGCGATATTAGAGTGACGACGGGTGAGAACGCCATCGCATTTAATGCGGCACCGCCCGCCAGTGCCATGAATTTATGTAATATTCATTTTCATAAGAACGCCGAGCATGCAGGCGGTGAATTTACCACCTACGTTGGCAATGGTGATGGTCAGGGATATCAGGGGGGTTATCAGTATTCAGGCCAGTTAACGGCGGCAGAATTAGCGCCTCTTGAACAGAGGGTCTGCCCCAGCGAGCAAAGCAGTCTAGCGCCTGGCGACACCATAGAAGTGCATTATGTGTATTCGAGTGCCAATATCACGCCAGGCCCAACCTTGGGTGCCTGTTTTAATGACGCCATTAAGAATCCGCAATTGCGCGTTCAAGCGCAAGTGTATGTGCTGGTGAATGACGCTAAGGCGTTGGATTTTGGTGAGTTAAACCAGCATGGCGAAAAAAATGGCCTTCAGCAGGCATTAAATCTACCAGACAACACGGGCACCGCAGTGGAATATGCGGGTTCAACCACAGGCCCGAGCTTCAACGAAGCGGGCTCGCCTTTTCAGGTGTCTTGGAGTGTTAAGCCTAAGGTCGCCAAGGTCAATATTGCCAGCGTAGGCCAGTGGTGTAAGAGCAACGTGTTCGAAGAAGATCATGCTCATGGCGTCAGAAACTTGGTGACGAATCCGGCCCTGCTGTCCACGATTAGCCAGTAA
- the dnaX gene encoding DNA polymerase III subunit gamma/tau: MNYQVLARKWRPQRFTEVVGQQHVLTALVNALAQGRLHHAYLFSGTRGVGKTSIARLLAKALNCDKGITPEPCGECSSCVEIEQGRFVDLLEIDAASRTKVEDTRELLDNVQYQPARGRFKVYLIDEVHMLSRHSFNALLKTLEEPPPHVKFLLATTDPQKLPITILSRCLQFHLKSLEPEQIDGQLQHILRQEQLPFEVEATAALARAADGSVRDALSLTDQALAFGNGEIRLAQVESMLGNLNHNQLMSLVNALLSGDGAAMLAQVSNLASMGPDYDHIHKELVGFWHQLALAQIVPAQPLLPYANELNRLAPLISPEHIQLYYQICLQGRKDLPFAADGRAALEMTLLRTLAFRPQAASAAHGSATPTAVTTEPNAVKKPEPPRMSPPEIAPSALAPVIATVASNESVAAVPANQTTEASDGSAVVDAPTAVEDSFVVDDSIAVENSAGAAVSDEADAQLAAQLYHEQDTILTQAAQFGYQAAVSLQPMPAPALTATNALQSDARPINAEPAQTQAASPNASQGIAPAVKAPPAVELSNQTPATVNPSASSLEEITPSQLEPETGDPAAANVAQIRRLLQTRNRLRSHDLDATDNTPVRGAIPVSRQAQSSYVPPASKGDNASSPAVTASSPVTAIPERAQTPNPATNPATNPAHSSTLGQGQASSAQSPAASFSNDQHNHHHSHNQGAELPPLDSYADMGAQQDADDLPPWLDDTNANTASQAAWQPSVTADSSGSPQAASRPSAPPARAQTFPQAANPAPAGASGGLGASSGLNATGGLNAMAGLRSGASQTATDPEPLKPSSLLAHATDTWTALVAQLPLGGLLRQLAMHSSLLQQSPNQWQLWLNPDHKHLLNDKACAELAAVLSEQQQAAINLQVQVGEQTGSLTPFDIEQQLYQSAISQAKDEIEADDAVQFLISRFAAELDRDSIEPMAQ, from the coding sequence ATGAATTATCAGGTTCTGGCCAGAAAATGGCGCCCCCAGCGTTTTACCGAAGTGGTCGGCCAGCAACATGTGTTGACGGCCCTTGTCAATGCCCTTGCTCAAGGGCGGCTGCATCATGCCTATTTGTTTAGCGGCACCCGCGGGGTGGGTAAAACTTCCATCGCACGCTTGTTGGCCAAGGCGCTAAACTGCGATAAGGGCATAACGCCTGAGCCCTGCGGTGAGTGCAGCAGTTGCGTTGAAATCGAACAAGGGCGGTTTGTCGATTTACTAGAAATAGATGCGGCGAGCCGGACTAAGGTAGAAGACACCCGTGAGCTGCTCGATAACGTGCAGTATCAGCCGGCGCGTGGCCGCTTTAAAGTGTACTTGATTGATGAAGTGCACATGTTGTCGCGCCACAGCTTTAATGCGCTGCTCAAAACCCTGGAAGAGCCGCCACCGCACGTAAAGTTTTTGCTGGCCACCACGGATCCGCAAAAGCTGCCAATCACTATTTTATCCCGTTGCTTACAGTTTCATCTTAAAAGCTTAGAGCCAGAGCAGATTGATGGTCAGCTGCAGCATATTTTGCGCCAAGAGCAGTTGCCCTTCGAAGTGGAAGCAACGGCCGCATTGGCGCGCGCCGCCGATGGCAGTGTGCGCGATGCCTTGAGCTTAACGGATCAGGCACTGGCGTTTGGTAACGGTGAGATTAGACTGGCGCAAGTTGAGTCTATGCTTGGCAACCTTAATCATAATCAGTTAATGAGCTTGGTGAATGCGCTGTTATCGGGCGATGGCGCGGCTATGCTGGCGCAAGTGAGTAATTTGGCCAGTATGGGGCCAGATTACGATCATATTCATAAAGAGCTGGTGGGCTTTTGGCATCAATTGGCCTTGGCACAAATAGTGCCCGCTCAACCTTTGCTGCCTTATGCCAATGAGCTGAATCGCTTAGCGCCATTAATTTCGCCAGAGCACATTCAGCTTTATTATCAGATTTGCCTACAAGGGCGCAAAGACTTGCCTTTTGCTGCCGATGGCCGCGCCGCGTTAGAAATGACCTTGCTGCGCACCTTGGCGTTTCGGCCTCAAGCGGCGAGTGCGGCTCATGGCAGTGCCACGCCGACAGCTGTAACAACGGAGCCTAATGCGGTAAAAAAGCCTGAGCCGCCGCGCATGTCGCCGCCAGAGATAGCGCCATCTGCATTAGCGCCTGTCATCGCTACAGTAGCGTCTAATGAGTCTGTTGCTGCGGTGCCTGCCAATCAAACGACAGAGGCCAGTGATGGTTCTGCTGTGGTTGATGCCCCTACTGCAGTTGAAGACTCTTTTGTTGTTGACGACTCTATTGCGGTTGAGAACTCTGCAGGTGCTGCAGTGAGCGATGAGGCGGATGCGCAGCTGGCGGCTCAGCTTTATCATGAACAAGACACGATTTTGACGCAGGCGGCGCAGTTTGGTTACCAAGCAGCGGTGTCTCTGCAGCCTATGCCAGCACCTGCGCTAACTGCGACTAATGCGCTGCAAAGTGATGCTCGGCCAATAAATGCGGAGCCTGCGCAAACGCAGGCGGCCAGCCCAAATGCGTCACAGGGCATCGCACCAGCAGTTAAAGCACCGCCGGCCGTTGAGTTAAGCAATCAGACTCCAGCCACAGTTAATCCGTCTGCCAGTAGTCTGGAGGAGATAACCCCGTCGCAGCTTGAACCTGAGACGGGCGATCCGGCGGCGGCCAATGTGGCGCAAATTCGGCGTTTGCTGCAAACGCGCAATCGACTGCGCAGTCATGACTTGGATGCGACCGATAACACGCCAGTACGCGGCGCGATTCCTGTCAGTCGTCAAGCTCAATCCAGCTATGTTCCTCCTGCATCCAAAGGGGATAATGCCAGTAGCCCAGCGGTCACGGCGTCGAGCCCTGTGACCGCTATTCCTGAGCGCGCGCAAACGCCTAACCCTGCAACTAACCCAGCAACTAACCCAGCGCACAGCTCGACCTTGGGGCAGGGCCAAGCATCCTCGGCTCAGAGCCCGGCGGCGTCGTTTAGTAATGACCAACATAACCATCATCATAGCCATAACCAAGGCGCCGAGCTGCCGCCGTTGGACTCTTATGCGGATATGGGGGCACAGCAGGATGCAGATGACTTGCCACCCTGGTTAGATGACACAAACGCTAACACAGCATCACAAGCGGCGTGGCAACCCAGTGTGACTGCTGATAGTTCGGGCTCGCCTCAGGCAGCTTCACGGCCCAGCGCGCCGCCCGCCAGAGCACAAACATTTCCACAAGCGGCCAATCCTGCGCCTGCTGGTGCCTCTGGCGGATTGGGTGCCTCCAGTGGCTTAAATGCTACTGGCGGATTGAATGCGATGGCAGGCTTGCGCTCGGGCGCTTCGCAAACTGCTACCGATCCTGAGCCTTTAAAGCCCAGTAGCTTATTGGCCCACGCCACGGATACTTGGACGGCTTTAGTGGCTCAGTTGCCGCTTGGTGGTTTATTGCGCCAATTGGCCATGCACTCCAGCCTTTTACAACAAAGTCCCAATCAATGGCAGCTGTGGCTAAACCCTGATCATAAACACCTATTAAATGACAAAGCCTGTGCAGAGCTGGCGGCCGTGCTGAGTGAGCAGCAGCAAGCCGCCATCAATTTACAGGTACAAGTGGGTGAGCAGACGGGCAGCTTAACGCCGTTTGATATTGAGCAGCAGCTTTATCAGAGTGCGATAAGCCAAGCAAAAGATGAAATTGAGGCCGATGATGCGGTACAATTTTTGATATCCCGCTTTGCGGCCGAATTAGACCGCGACAGCATAGAACCTATGGCGCAGTAA
- a CDS encoding 3'-5' exonuclease: protein MTEPTAYKIRPTRAQMQQLPAFNGLELSDIQLLSEPEQVALARADLCQCDYVGFDTESKPTFQVGEQSTGPHLVQLASNKRGYLFTLNDAASNQLLVDILSSEQIIKVGFGLKSDRGPLQRKLGIEVAGFYELSNRVKQLGYQHPVGLQAAVAILLGQYLVKSKRVALSNWSNPVLTSGQLRYAANDAYASLRVFQALAALAKSNSSTPSCDNHPSAS, encoded by the coding sequence ATGACAGAGCCTACCGCGTATAAAATAAGACCGACCCGTGCCCAAATGCAGCAGTTGCCTGCTTTTAACGGGCTGGAATTGTCAGACATCCAATTGCTGAGCGAGCCTGAGCAGGTGGCCTTGGCTCGGGCAGATTTGTGTCAGTGCGACTATGTGGGTTTTGATACCGAAAGTAAGCCCACTTTTCAGGTGGGCGAGCAGAGCACTGGGCCGCACTTGGTGCAATTAGCTTCTAACAAGCGGGGGTATTTATTTACCTTAAACGATGCCGCCAGCAATCAGTTACTGGTGGATATCTTAAGTTCAGAACAAATAATCAAAGTAGGATTTGGCTTAAAATCAGACCGCGGACCCTTGCAGCGTAAGCTCGGTATCGAAGTAGCAGGCTTTTATGAGTTATCGAATCGGGTAAAGCAGCTGGGTTATCAGCATCCGGTGGGGCTGCAAGCGGCGGTGGCCATTTTGCTGGGCCAATACTTGGTAAAGTCTAAGCGCGTGGCGTTGTCGAATTGGTCTAATCCGGTGTTAACGTCTGGCCAGCTGCGCTATGCGGCAAATGATGCCTATGCCAGCTTGCGGGTGTTTCAGGCATTAGCGGCGCTAGCCAAATCAAATTCCTCAACGCCGTCTTGTGATAATCACCCCTCGGCAAGCTAG
- a CDS encoding YbaN family protein produces the protein MRILFAFLGWLALVLGIIGAFLPVMPTTPFILLAAFLFSKSSPRIHYWLVNHPWFGPLIHDWQTHRGIRGPIRRRALWMMAISFGFSMYFMPLWYVKIGLALVYGVIVLWLLRLPLIPDSSGVELNNTKP, from the coding sequence ATGCGCATATTATTTGCCTTTTTGGGCTGGCTGGCTTTGGTGTTAGGGATCATTGGTGCCTTTTTACCGGTGATGCCCACCACACCTTTTATTTTATTGGCCGCCTTTTTGTTTAGTAAGTCCTCACCCCGTATTCATTACTGGCTAGTGAACCACCCGTGGTTTGGTCCTTTGATCCACGACTGGCAAACTCATCGAGGCATACGAGGCCCTATTCGCCGCCGCGCATTGTGGATGATGGCCATCAGCTTTGGTTTTTCAATGTATTTCATGCCGCTTTGGTACGTAAAAATTGGCTTGGCTTTGGTTTATGGGGTGATAGTGCTGTGGCTGTTACGCTTGCCCTTGATACCTGATTCTTCAGGAGTGGAACTCAACAACACCAAGCCCTAA
- the apt gene encoding adenine phosphoribosyltransferase, with the protein MKQETLKLIADSITAIVDYPKPGVIFRDITSLVEDPLAFKASIDALVDLYRDAGINKVLGTEARGFIFGAPVAAALGVGFIMARKPNKLPREVIEVAYDLEYGQDKLQIHVDAIAPGEKVLIIDDLLATGGTVEAAVKLVRRCGGEVQEAAFVIALPALGGLQRLNKMGIRVNSLVQFDGE; encoded by the coding sequence ATGAAACAAGAAACGCTGAAACTCATTGCTGACAGTATCACCGCCATTGTGGATTATCCAAAGCCTGGGGTGATTTTTCGTGATATCACCAGTTTGGTGGAAGACCCTCTCGCCTTTAAAGCCAGCATAGATGCCTTGGTCGACTTGTATCGCGATGCCGGCATCAACAAAGTGCTGGGCACAGAAGCACGCGGTTTTATCTTTGGTGCACCCGTGGCTGCAGCCTTGGGCGTGGGCTTTATTATGGCGCGCAAACCCAATAAATTACCGCGCGAAGTGATTGAAGTGGCCTACGACTTGGAATACGGCCAAGACAAGCTGCAGATTCACGTGGATGCCATCGCCCCCGGTGAAAAAGTGTTGATTATCGATGACTTACTCGCCACTGGCGGCACGGTAGAAGCGGCGGTAAAATTAGTACGCCGCTGCGGCGGTGAGGTGCAAGAAGCGGCTTTTGTGATCGCATTGCCTGCCTTAGGGGGGTTACAGCGCCTCAATAAAATGGGCATTCGCGTCAATAGCCTAGTGCAGTTTGACGGTGAATAA